From the genome of Pukyongia salina, one region includes:
- a CDS encoding SRPBCC family protein, giving the protein MKNFDWTQFTRKIAVKAPLEVIYDAWTRSHELERWFLSDATFFNGSGEKVDKKSRYAVGDRYEWQWYLWDGTEEGMVKDMNGKDHLQFTFAGDCLVDINLSTMDDYTVVSLTQKNIPIDDQNKINTRLGCDSGWSFYLVNLKSIYEGGLDLRNKNEKLKSMLNA; this is encoded by the coding sequence ATGAAAAATTTCGACTGGACGCAGTTTACACGTAAGATCGCCGTAAAAGCCCCGTTGGAGGTAATTTACGACGCCTGGACAAGATCCCACGAATTGGAACGCTGGTTCCTTAGTGATGCCACATTCTTTAACGGTAGTGGCGAAAAAGTTGACAAAAAATCTAGGTATGCTGTTGGTGATCGCTATGAGTGGCAGTGGTATCTCTGGGACGGAACCGAGGAAGGCATGGTCAAGGATATGAACGGGAAGGACCACCTTCAGTTTACCTTTGCTGGTGATTGCCTGGTAGATATTAACCTCTCAACGATGGATGATTATACCGTGGTATCGTTAACACAGAAGAACATCCCTATAGACGATCAAAATAAGATAAACACCCGTTTGGGGTGTGACAGCGGCTGGTCATTCTATCTCGTAAACCTAAAATCGATCTACGAAGGAGGTCTCGATCTTCGTAACAAAAATGAAAAATTAAAATCCATGCTCAACGCTTAA
- the lysA gene encoding diaminopimelate decarboxylase, with protein MNDQELLSVVQEYGGPLYVYDTAVMQAQYKRLQQAFTGVNKLRVHYAVKALSNISVLKYLHSLGAGMDTVSIQEVRLALEAGIPAEEIIYTPNGVSMEEIEKAASIGVQINIDNLSVLEQFGTKHPKTPVCIRINPHVMAGGNTNISVGHIDSKFGISIHQLPHIKRIVENTGMWINGIHMHTGSDILDIEVFLYASEILFKAAEHFEDLEFIDFGSGFKVPYREGDIETNVEEFGEKLSHRFNEFCQSYGRDLTLAFEPGKFLVSQAGKFLAKVNVVKQTTSTVFAQVDSGFNHLIRPMLYGSQHYISNISNPDGRERFYSVTGYICETDTFANNRRIAEIREGDILAFHNAGAYCFTMASNYNSRYRPAEILWHKGKSHVIRERETFDDLIVKQKVLEF; from the coding sequence ATGAATGATCAGGAACTTTTATCGGTAGTTCAGGAATATGGAGGTCCGTTGTATGTTTACGATACAGCCGTAATGCAAGCGCAGTATAAACGCTTACAACAAGCCTTTACCGGTGTAAATAAATTACGAGTGCATTATGCGGTGAAGGCCCTTTCAAATATCTCTGTCTTAAAATATCTTCATTCTCTGGGTGCGGGAATGGATACAGTTTCCATTCAGGAAGTTCGTCTGGCACTGGAAGCCGGAATTCCTGCCGAAGAGATCATTTATACGCCTAACGGTGTATCCATGGAGGAGATAGAAAAAGCTGCTTCCATTGGTGTTCAGATCAATATAGACAACCTCTCTGTTCTGGAGCAATTTGGAACAAAACATCCAAAAACACCGGTATGTATCAGGATCAACCCTCATGTGATGGCGGGTGGAAATACAAATATATCGGTTGGACATATCGACAGTAAGTTTGGTATTTCCATTCATCAATTACCGCATATTAAACGCATCGTTGAGAACACGGGTATGTGGATTAATGGTATTCATATGCACACAGGGAGTGATATTCTGGATATCGAAGTATTCCTGTATGCTTCAGAAATACTCTTTAAAGCAGCCGAACATTTCGAAGATCTCGAGTTTATTGACTTCGGAAGCGGATTTAAAGTTCCCTACCGCGAAGGAGACATAGAAACGAACGTGGAAGAGTTTGGCGAAAAACTGAGCCATAGATTTAACGAATTCTGCCAATCGTACGGAAGAGATCTAACTCTCGCGTTCGAACCGGGAAAATTCCTGGTTAGCCAGGCAGGTAAATTCCTTGCCAAAGTGAATGTAGTAAAACAAACTACCTCGACTGTATTTGCACAAGTAGATAGCGGGTTTAATCATCTCATTCGTCCTATGCTCTACGGCTCGCAGCATTACATTAGCAATATCAGCAATCCCGACGGCAGGGAACGTTTCTACTCGGTGACCGGTTATATTTGTGAAACAGACACCTTTGCCAATAACAGAAGAATTGCGGAAATACGCGAAGGTGATATCCTGGCGTTTCACAATGCCGGAGCCTATTGTTTTACAATGGCAAGTAATTACAACAGCCGTTACCGCCCCGCAGAAATACTGTGGCATAAAGGGAAGTCGCATGTAATAAGAGAGCGGGAGACTTTCGACGACTTAATTGTAAAACAGAAGGTGTTGGAATTCTGA
- a CDS encoding DUF1572 family protein, with amino-acid sequence MKDFERNYLTGLRKQFEYYKLLGERTFDQLSEADLFWRYNESSNSIAVMVNHLWGNMMSRWTNFLSSDGEKTCRERDLEFEEVLRSKKEMMLKWEEGWACLFEALDSVNEGNIDQTVYIRNQEHSIPEAINRQLAHYAYHIGQIVYVGRMIRDQQWESLSIPKGKSQSFNRKKFSEEKHRAHFTDEFLNHNAES; translated from the coding sequence ATGAAAGATTTCGAACGAAATTATCTCACCGGCCTAAGGAAACAATTCGAATATTACAAACTATTAGGCGAGCGCACCTTCGATCAATTATCCGAAGCAGATCTGTTTTGGCGCTATAACGAATCGAGTAATTCTATAGCCGTCATGGTAAATCATTTGTGGGGTAATATGATGTCACGATGGACTAACTTTCTCAGCTCCGATGGAGAAAAAACCTGTCGCGAACGGGATCTCGAATTCGAGGAAGTGTTAAGGAGCAAAAAAGAGATGATGTTGAAATGGGAGGAAGGTTGGGCTTGTTTATTCGAGGCCCTGGATTCTGTTAACGAAGGAAATATCGATCAAACTGTTTATATCAGAAATCAGGAACACAGTATCCCTGAGGCGATCAACAGGCAGTTGGCGCATTACGCTTATCACATCGGGCAGATCGTCTATGTGGGTAGAATGATACGGGATCAACAGTGGGAAAGTTTATCAATTCCGAAGGGAAAATCTCAAAGCTTCAATCGTAAAAAATTTTCAGAAGAAAAGCACAGGGCTCATTTTACCGATGAGTTCCTCAACCATAATGCCGAATCCTAA
- the sucC gene encoding ADP-forming succinate--CoA ligase subunit beta, with translation MNLHEYQGKEILHSFGVEIQRGIVATTTTEAVAAAKKLTEDTGTGWHVIKAQVHAGGRGKGGGVKLAKNLQEVEEIAGQIIGMNLITPQTSAEGKKVHQVLVAEDVYYPGDSEPEEYYMSVLLNRGTGRNMIMYSTEGGMDIEKVAEETPHLIFHEEIDPAVGLLPFQARRIAFNLGLSGTAFKKMTKFVTALYTAYIKSDSSLFEINPVLKTSDDRIIAVDAKVTLDDNALFRHKDYAELRDEREENPIEVEAKAVGLNYVDLDGNVGCMVNGAGLAMATMDLIKQAGGEPANFLDVGGTADAERVETAFKIILKDPNVKAILVNIFGGIVRCDRVAQGIVDAYKNMGNINVPIIVRLQGTNADIAKELIDNSGLDVQSAIEFQEAADKVQAVLS, from the coding sequence ATGAACTTACACGAATATCAGGGAAAAGAGATCTTACATAGTTTTGGCGTTGAGATTCAACGTGGAATTGTTGCAACCACCACTACTGAAGCGGTAGCTGCTGCGAAAAAATTAACCGAGGATACAGGAACCGGCTGGCACGTTATAAAAGCCCAGGTTCATGCGGGAGGCCGTGGGAAAGGAGGCGGTGTGAAATTGGCAAAGAATCTTCAGGAAGTTGAAGAGATTGCGGGACAGATCATTGGAATGAATCTCATCACCCCACAAACCAGTGCAGAGGGTAAAAAGGTACACCAGGTACTGGTGGCCGAAGATGTTTACTATCCTGGCGATAGTGAGCCGGAAGAATATTATATGAGCGTATTGCTAAACAGAGGCACTGGCAGAAACATGATCATGTATTCTACCGAGGGAGGAATGGATATTGAAAAAGTGGCCGAGGAAACTCCGCATTTGATCTTTCACGAAGAGATCGATCCAGCTGTAGGCCTATTACCGTTCCAGGCGCGACGAATAGCGTTCAATCTCGGGTTAAGCGGAACAGCCTTTAAGAAAATGACAAAATTTGTAACAGCCCTATACACGGCGTATATAAAATCCGATTCGTCCTTATTTGAGATCAACCCGGTTTTGAAAACGAGTGATGACAGAATAATTGCCGTAGATGCTAAGGTTACCCTGGACGACAATGCGTTGTTCCGCCATAAGGACTACGCCGAGTTACGCGACGAACGAGAAGAGAACCCGATCGAAGTAGAAGCGAAGGCCGTTGGCCTTAACTATGTAGATCTGGATGGTAACGTAGGCTGTATGGTGAACGGAGCCGGATTGGCAATGGCCACGATGGACCTAATTAAACAAGCGGGAGGAGAACCTGCAAACTTCCTAGACGTAGGGGGTACAGCAGATGCCGAGCGTGTGGAAACAGCTTTCAAGATCATATTAAAAGATCCTAATGTAAAGGCGATCCTGGTGAATATCTTCGGAGGGATTGTGCGATGCGATCGCGTGGCACAGGGAATTGTGGATGCGTATAAAAACATGGGGAATATCAATGTACCTATCATTGTTAGGTTACAGGGAACTAATGCCGATATTGCTAAAGAGTTAATAGATAACAGTGGATTAGATGTGCAAAGCGCGATCGAATTCCAGGAAGCTGCCGATAAAGTACAGGCGGTACTGTCATAA
- a CDS encoding Hsp20/alpha crystallin family protein, whose product MKLVKRNTGWIPSVFDEFFTENRLDVPNYENFSIPAVNIQENLANFVIELAAPGLTKEKFAIEVEENILKVSSEVTSETNSEDKDKKFTRREFSFRNFTRSFTLPETVDVENITASYTDGILYITVPKKEKQKALKKMVEIS is encoded by the coding sequence ATGAAATTAGTTAAAAGAAATACAGGATGGATTCCGTCAGTTTTTGATGAATTTTTTACAGAAAACAGGCTAGATGTACCTAATTATGAAAACTTTAGCATCCCAGCTGTAAATATTCAAGAAAATTTGGCGAATTTTGTAATCGAATTGGCAGCGCCCGGTTTGACAAAAGAAAAATTTGCTATAGAAGTTGAAGAAAATATTTTAAAAGTATCTTCAGAGGTTACTTCAGAAACCAATTCAGAAGATAAAGACAAAAAATTCACAAGAAGAGAATTTAGCTTCCGAAACTTCACCAGATCATTTACATTACCGGAGACGGTAGATGTTGAAAATATTACTGCTTCTTATACGGATGGGATCTTATATATCACTGTGCCGAAGAAAGAAAAGCAGAAAGCCTTGAAGAAAATGGTTGAGATTTCATAA
- a CDS encoding tellurite resistance TerB family protein, translating to METAKNHALISDLIVLAKADDKIMASEYDFILRIATRMNVSQEEVDRLIEDPLPSLPIVSEIERITHFHKLILLMNVDWEAHQKEVEVVRNFGLKLGIRPGAIDQILLRTQQYENRVIPAEELIQIFQTYYN from the coding sequence ATGGAGACAGCAAAGAACCACGCGTTAATTAGCGACCTGATCGTACTGGCAAAAGCCGATGATAAGATCATGGCGTCCGAATACGACTTCATTTTACGTATTGCAACACGTATGAATGTATCCCAGGAAGAAGTGGATCGGCTTATAGAAGATCCGTTACCATCATTGCCTATTGTTTCGGAAATAGAGCGGATCACCCATTTCCATAAGCTTATTTTACTAATGAACGTCGATTGGGAAGCGCATCAGAAGGAAGTGGAAGTAGTACGTAATTTTGGTCTAAAACTAGGGATTCGTCCTGGAGCCATCGACCAGATCCTATTAAGGACACAGCAATATGAGAACCGGGTTATCCCCGCAGAGGAACTCATACAGATCTTTCAAACTTACTACAACTAA
- a CDS encoding DUF2254 domain-containing protein — MKKIIRRTIAFFNAIKSKIAFYPALLALVGIGLALLMMSIEQSDVSSIMKEFVPQLIIENGDTALTILSVCIGGLISMMVFSFSMVMLLLSQASSNFSPRLLPGLISDKTHQIILGLYLATILYNIFVLFSVEPDENSYSLPGLAILIGITFTLICLCAFIYFIHNISQSIQINNILDDIFDKSLKRLSKIIRDEKDTPSKDSDAFEDTSNWNSYSAKKCGYLQNISIQNVLNFCKARDIKIYITQPKGFFVQSNGHFIKTNKELEEKSLNELYSYINFSRSELVEDNYILAFKQITEIAVKAMSPGINDPGTAVNSIDYLTELFALRLKKSDNSIYFLDNELYLKIATVDFSELIYTTMASLRTYCKHDPVIVQKLLLMLNYLYEQQAYSKKYKECIEREIKLLIDDAKNTFESSADIDRINALDNT; from the coding sequence GTGAAAAAAATTATTAGAAGAACCATCGCTTTTTTTAACGCGATAAAGAGTAAAATTGCTTTTTATCCAGCGCTACTTGCCTTAGTGGGTATAGGATTAGCCTTACTTATGATGAGTATCGAACAAAGCGATGTCTCCTCAATAATGAAGGAGTTTGTACCTCAATTGATCATTGAAAACGGCGATACTGCCCTCACCATTCTTAGTGTTTGCATAGGTGGTCTTATTTCCATGATGGTATTTAGTTTTTCCATGGTAATGTTACTCCTCTCACAGGCGTCCAGCAATTTTTCTCCCCGGTTACTACCAGGATTGATATCTGATAAAACTCATCAGATCATACTTGGGTTATATCTCGCCACGATATTGTATAATATTTTTGTACTGTTCTCGGTTGAACCCGATGAAAACAGCTATTCCTTACCCGGACTTGCCATTTTAATTGGTATCACTTTTACTTTGATCTGCCTGTGTGCCTTTATTTACTTCATCCATAATATTTCACAATCGATACAGATAAACAACATTCTGGATGATATATTCGATAAGTCACTGAAACGGCTCTCAAAAATAATACGAGACGAGAAAGATACACCATCAAAAGATTCAGACGCCTTCGAGGACACATCCAACTGGAATTCATATTCTGCTAAGAAGTGTGGCTATTTGCAGAACATCTCGATTCAAAATGTGCTGAATTTCTGTAAGGCCCGTGATATAAAGATCTATATCACCCAGCCGAAGGGGTTCTTTGTTCAAAGCAACGGCCACTTCATTAAAACCAATAAGGAGCTTGAAGAGAAAAGTTTGAACGAATTATATTCCTATATAAATTTTTCTCGAAGTGAGCTTGTTGAAGATAATTACATCCTGGCTTTCAAACAGATAACAGAGATAGCCGTAAAAGCGATGTCTCCCGGAATAAATGATCCGGGGACCGCTGTAAATTCTATCGATTACCTCACAGAACTCTTTGCGCTACGTTTGAAAAAATCTGACAATAGTATCTACTTTTTAGACAATGAGTTATATCTGAAAATAGCTACGGTAGATTTTAGTGAATTGATCTACACGACCATGGCATCTCTTCGCACCTACTGTAAGCATGACCCGGTAATAGTTCAGAAACTATTACTTATGCTGAATTACCTGTATGAACAGCAAGCGTATTCGAAAAAATACAAAGAATGTATTGAGCGGGAGATCAAATTATTAATAGACGACGCAAAGAACACCTTCGAAAGTTCTGCAGATATCGATCGAATTAATGCACTCGACAATACTTAG
- a CDS encoding VOC family protein — protein MNSIIPYIAFPGTCKEAMEFYADTLNGRITTMQSFAEAPMEVPEQIQDRIFNSELKAGSITIKASDDLPTHPVTQGSNMSLYVVFPNADMKTEVFNKLSEGGQVLFPISDNFGMLKDKFGIQWMVVHHDD, from the coding sequence ATGAACAGCATCATTCCCTATATCGCCTTTCCCGGAACCTGTAAAGAGGCCATGGAGTTCTACGCAGACACACTCAATGGACGCATAACCACTATGCAATCTTTTGCTGAAGCGCCCATGGAAGTACCGGAACAAATCCAGGACCGCATCTTTAATTCTGAACTAAAGGCAGGCAGTATAACGATCAAGGCATCAGACGACCTCCCTACCCACCCGGTTACGCAAGGAAGCAATATGTCGTTGTATGTTGTATTTCCGAATGCTGATATGAAAACCGAAGTATTTAATAAACTTTCGGAAGGGGGCCAGGTACTTTTCCCTATTTCAGATAATTTTGGAATGCTCAAGGATAAATTCGGAATTCAATGGATGGTGGTGCATCACGACGACTGA